In Chengkuizengella sediminis, one DNA window encodes the following:
- a CDS encoding stalk domain-containing protein: MKRNKVFSFAGVFVLFMGIILTGCQSVGGVDINKALISQFDVSTYEGSGEYSFEFIVDESVELSEDEAKILEYVNNVKLVIDDIKSEDAFKQSMKGSLQLPVLEDIPFELVLNQHYSELNYTFLIDGIEKPIHLGLDSLEEISNESFESISDLEDFQQTSIDLQKLIADFIISNAPNPSTVTVDSVEEEINGQDVDLKKVHIKINGSELLPLLVETIQNMFEDEEKLKQLIAELYDLYIPIMESVMTEEDLLDPSMQLMLNRDLAIEFVYTTLITEVKPFVEELDVMLEEFNNDPTIDAIFSEENYLTLDLFVDKDLNIRKQAMELVIQPELEEFSAIKGFKFHGENEMWNIDGDVEIDEIDTTNAINIMDIENASSPAFLFKEMDKTSSLYQLLSLMELNQMEVLLYPQDDKELAHLFDEPFVENGVTYAPLRYVSNELDANVKWDGDTKQINIVDNITGKELVFAIENNEVLVDGETVQLETNVIIIDGKSFVPLRFIVENLDSEIYYDNDIKRITITKEY, from the coding sequence GTGAAAAGAAATAAAGTCTTTTCATTTGCAGGGGTATTTGTTCTGTTTATGGGAATCATACTTACTGGTTGTCAATCTGTTGGAGGAGTAGACATAAACAAAGCACTTATATCACAGTTTGATGTATCTACATATGAAGGTTCTGGGGAATATTCTTTCGAATTTATTGTTGATGAAAGTGTAGAACTATCAGAAGATGAGGCAAAAATTTTAGAATATGTAAACAATGTGAAATTAGTAATCGATGATATTAAATCTGAAGATGCATTTAAACAATCAATGAAAGGATCTTTACAGTTACCTGTATTGGAAGACATTCCTTTTGAATTAGTTTTGAATCAACATTATAGTGAACTTAATTACACATTTTTAATCGATGGTATTGAAAAACCAATTCATTTAGGATTAGATTCACTAGAAGAAATTTCTAATGAATCATTTGAATCGATATCTGATCTTGAAGATTTTCAACAAACGAGCATAGACTTACAAAAACTTATTGCTGATTTTATAATCAGTAACGCACCGAACCCTTCAACTGTTACTGTTGATAGTGTAGAAGAGGAAATCAATGGGCAAGATGTTGATTTAAAGAAAGTTCACATTAAAATCAATGGCAGTGAATTGCTACCTTTATTGGTAGAAACGATTCAAAATATGTTTGAAGATGAAGAGAAACTAAAGCAATTAATTGCAGAATTGTATGACTTATATATACCAATCATGGAATCTGTAATGACAGAAGAAGACCTATTGGATCCTAGTATGCAATTGATGTTAAATAGAGATCTAGCTATTGAGTTCGTTTATACAACATTAATCACAGAAGTTAAACCTTTTGTAGAAGAATTAGATGTGATGCTTGAGGAATTTAATAATGATCCAACAATAGATGCTATTTTCAGCGAAGAAAATTATTTAACATTGGATTTATTCGTAGATAAAGATTTAAACATTCGTAAACAAGCAATGGAATTAGTTATTCAACCTGAATTGGAAGAGTTTTCTGCAATTAAAGGATTTAAATTTCACGGTGAAAATGAAATGTGGAATATAGATGGAGATGTAGAAATCGATGAAATTGATACTACGAATGCAATAAACATTATGGATATAGAAAATGCTTCTTCTCCTGCGTTTTTATTTAAAGAAATGGATAAAACATCTTCATTATATCAATTGTTAAGTTTAATGGAACTGAATCAAATGGAAGTTTTATTGTATCCTCAGGATGATAAAGAGTTAGCGCATCTTTTTGATGAGCCATTTGTAGAAAATGGAGTAACTTATGCACCATTGCGTTATGTTTCTAATGAATTGGATGCTAATGTGAAATGGGATGGAGATACTAAACAGATTAACATTGTTGACAACATAACGGGTAAAGAGCTTGTTTTTGCAATTGAAAACAATGAAGTGTTGGTAGATGGTGAAACTGTTCAACTGGAAACAAACGTAATCATTATTGATGGAAAATCTTTTGTACCACTAAGATTTATTGTAGAAAATTTAGATAGTGAAATTTATTACGATAATGATATAAAACGTATTACGATAACAAAAGAATATTAA
- a CDS encoding M42 family metallopeptidase, producing the protein MFRSKIDQKYVEDILMKLLSTPSPSGFCHDIMKKVEEEVLKLGFSFEKTNKGNGLITIQGATDQCLGLSAHVDTLGAMVRSITGEGTLKLTLIGGYMLNAIEGEYCKIHTRDGRVYEGTILTTHPSVHVYKDARDMKREDKNMEVRIDEIVHSKSDVEELGIRVGDFISFDARPKLFENGFIKSRHLDDKASVAALFGFMELMNRENIQPEKTIKIFITTYEEVGHGAAFIPQDIEEFIAIDMGAIGDDLSCSELDVSICAKDSSGPYDYDMTSRLIELAKEEEIDYVVDIYPQYGSDASAALNGGNDIRAALIGPGVHASHSMERTHMKAIINTGALISAYVLK; encoded by the coding sequence ATGTTTAGGTCAAAAATCGATCAAAAATATGTAGAAGACATACTGATGAAGTTATTATCTACTCCAAGTCCAAGTGGATTTTGTCATGATATTATGAAGAAAGTAGAGGAGGAAGTTTTAAAACTTGGGTTCTCATTTGAAAAAACGAATAAAGGGAATGGTTTAATTACGATTCAAGGTGCTACAGATCAGTGTCTTGGTTTATCTGCTCATGTAGATACTTTAGGTGCCATGGTACGTTCTATTACTGGGGAAGGAACTTTAAAGCTAACACTTATCGGTGGGTATATGTTGAATGCAATTGAAGGTGAGTATTGTAAAATCCATACACGAGATGGACGTGTATATGAAGGAACGATTCTAACGACACATCCATCTGTTCATGTATATAAAGATGCAAGAGATATGAAACGTGAAGATAAAAATATGGAAGTTCGTATTGATGAGATCGTACATTCTAAATCAGATGTAGAAGAATTAGGGATTCGTGTCGGGGATTTTATCTCTTTTGATGCTAGACCAAAATTATTTGAAAATGGATTTATAAAATCTAGACATTTGGATGATAAAGCAAGTGTAGCCGCTTTGTTTGGATTTATGGAATTGATGAATAGAGAAAATATTCAACCGGAAAAAACAATCAAAATCTTTATTACTACATATGAGGAAGTAGGACATGGAGCAGCCTTCATCCCTCAAGATATTGAAGAATTCATTGCGATTGACATGGGGGCTATTGGAGACGATTTATCTTGCTCAGAATTAGATGTTTCCATTTGCGCTAAAGATTCTTCAGGTCCATATGACTATGATATGACTAGTAGGTTAATCGAATTAGCTAAAGAAGAGGAAATAGATTATGTAGTAGACATCTATCCACAGTATGGTTCAGATGCATCTGCAGCTTTAAACGGAGGGAATGACATACGAGCTGCATTAATTGGTCCTGGTGTACATGCATCCCATAGTATGGAACGTACTCACATGAAAGCAATTATCAATACAGGTGCTTTAATTTCTGCCTATGTTCTCAAATAA
- a CDS encoding EcsC family protein has product MRYEEQINLELQQWILQLQKKPGILEKSSRGLSKKINQKIPKKAHDTITAAIKGMIQSIIYGVDITPKGKVLATELPLQIKDQKAKEWIKKYKKIGAIEGAGTGAGGIFLGLVDFPALLSIKMKLLFELAHIYGFNTKYFHERLYILNIFQLAFSGYDHRLKTLSSIHNWDSTAKTLNDPDSIDWEKFQQEYRDSLDFRKMLQMLPGIGAVVGAWANFGLIQELGDTAMNCYRLRILKSEV; this is encoded by the coding sequence ATGAGATATGAAGAACAAATTAATTTAGAGTTACAACAATGGATACTTCAATTGCAAAAAAAACCTGGAATCTTAGAAAAAAGTTCTAGAGGTTTATCAAAAAAAATAAATCAAAAAATCCCCAAAAAAGCACATGATACCATAACTGCAGCAATAAAAGGTATGATACAATCCATTATTTATGGTGTTGACATTACTCCTAAGGGAAAAGTCCTAGCTACTGAATTACCTCTACAAATCAAGGATCAAAAAGCAAAAGAATGGATTAAAAAATATAAAAAAATAGGAGCGATTGAAGGTGCAGGAACAGGAGCTGGAGGTATTTTTTTAGGATTGGTTGATTTCCCAGCACTTTTATCTATAAAAATGAAGCTTCTATTTGAATTAGCTCATATTTATGGATTTAATACAAAGTATTTTCACGAAAGATTATACATCCTGAATATTTTTCAATTAGCTTTTTCTGGCTATGATCACCGATTAAAAACATTAAGCAGCATTCATAACTGGGATTCAACAGCGAAAACTTTAAATGACCCTGACAGCATTGATTGGGAGAAGTTCCAACAGGAGTATCGGGATTCTTTGGATTTTAGAAAAATGTTGCAAATGCTTCCTGGTATTGGTGCTGTAGTAGGAGCATGGGCTAATTTTGGACTTATACAGGAGCTTGGTGATACAGCGATGAATTGTTATCGATTGCGAATATTAAAAAGCGAGGTATAA
- the ytxJ gene encoding bacillithiol system redox-active protein YtxJ — MKEWKEITTLEEWKSYFDGSRENPFVILKHSTTCPVSSNGLSEFEKYLTTKPNEEVEYLMVKVIESRPVSNQIAEDLNVKHESPQVIYVKNREPYWNASHWSITEEHMKAVLD; from the coding sequence ATGAAAGAATGGAAAGAAATTACTACTTTAGAGGAATGGAAAAGTTATTTTGATGGATCTAGAGAAAATCCCTTTGTAATTTTAAAACATAGTACGACTTGCCCTGTAAGCTCAAATGGTTTGAGTGAGTTTGAAAAATACTTAACAACTAAACCAAATGAAGAAGTGGAATATTTAATGGTGAAGGTCATCGAATCAAGACCTGTATCTAATCAGATTGCTGAAGATTTAAATGTTAAGCATGAATCTCCACAAGTGATTTATGTAAAAAATCGAGAACCTTACTGGAATGCATCCCATTGGTCCATAACAGAAGAACACATGAAAGCAGTGTTGGATTAA
- a CDS encoding ABC transporter permease: protein MNPTSTFIVDTYLMTKRSTIAIFRNPFIFIPNIIISLFFLVVYQAGLSGISNIPAFDGASYLAFILPVSIVSGAIGGSGGAGQSLVRDLENGYFSRLLLTPTSRIAIVLGPIIAGMIQLFIQTVLILLVGLWMGLEIAAGFGGAIVVILLAAGFGLAFAGYSVAFALKTKDAQASQAGTFVFFPLVFLSTTFVPYELIEADWLKFVSKINPTTYIFDGMRSVLIEGWEAEPLLYAALVIVLICSITITFASLSAKKAVSRD, encoded by the coding sequence ATGAATCCAACCTCTACTTTTATTGTTGATACATATTTAATGACAAAACGAAGTACAATTGCTATATTCCGAAATCCATTTATATTCATACCTAATATCATCATTAGTTTATTTTTTTTAGTCGTGTACCAAGCGGGTCTAAGTGGAATTTCCAATATTCCTGCCTTTGATGGAGCTAGTTATCTTGCTTTTATTTTACCCGTATCCATTGTAAGTGGAGCAATAGGTGGGTCTGGAGGAGCAGGACAATCATTAGTACGAGATTTAGAAAATGGATATTTTTCAAGGCTACTTTTAACTCCAACCTCAAGAATAGCCATCGTATTAGGTCCAATAATAGCTGGGATGATTCAACTATTTATTCAAACGGTATTAATTCTATTGGTAGGTTTATGGATGGGATTAGAAATAGCAGCTGGGTTTGGAGGAGCGATCGTTGTTATTTTATTAGCTGCTGGGTTTGGACTAGCGTTTGCAGGATATTCTGTGGCTTTTGCTTTGAAAACGAAGGATGCTCAGGCTTCGCAAGCAGGAACCTTTGTCTTTTTCCCACTAGTTTTTTTAAGTACAACATTTGTTCCTTATGAACTTATTGAAGCAGATTGGTTAAAGTTTGTTTCAAAAATAAATCCCACTACATACATTTTTGATGGTATGCGCTCGGTATTAATTGAAGGGTGGGAAGCTGAGCCGTTGCTGTATGCAGCGTTAGTGATTGTATTGATTTGTTCCATTACGATAACATTTGCATCTTTAAGTGCGAAAAAAGCAGTGAGTCGTGATTAG
- a CDS encoding ATP-binding cassette domain-containing protein, translating into MSDHAIVVQNLVKTFKGDVKAIQDISFEVREGEFFAFLGPNGAGKSTTIQVLTTLLNPTSGSAVVSGFDVEKDPFSIRRKIGVALQETGIDPSLTGRELLHLQARLFGFSKSDAKKRAQELLELINLTDDADRKVGKYSGGMRRRLDLSLCLVHRPEILFLDEPTTGLDPYNRNAIWDEIRTLNREFGTTIFLTTQYLEEADQLADRISIINKGEIVASGTSQQLKKTVGMDVIDLTFHQIEDAEKAKDVLTPWMKDFRLTNEELTLYVDNGADCLPEMVRKLDGEGIPPISLNLAPPTLDDVFLQVTGDHLEEKGKRQEGVVSK; encoded by the coding sequence TTGTCTGATCATGCTATCGTTGTTCAAAATTTAGTGAAGACCTTTAAAGGAGATGTGAAAGCAATTCAAGACATATCCTTTGAGGTTAGGGAAGGGGAGTTCTTTGCATTTTTAGGACCTAATGGTGCAGGAAAATCAACAACGATACAAGTGCTCACAACCTTACTTAATCCAACTTCTGGCAGTGCAGTTGTATCAGGATTCGACGTAGAGAAAGACCCATTTTCCATTCGAAGAAAAATAGGTGTTGCCTTACAAGAAACTGGAATAGATCCTTCCCTTACTGGAAGGGAATTATTACACTTGCAAGCAAGATTGTTTGGCTTCTCAAAGTCAGATGCAAAAAAACGTGCTCAAGAATTATTAGAATTAATAAACTTAACAGATGATGCTGATCGTAAAGTTGGAAAATACTCTGGAGGTATGCGTAGACGATTAGATTTGTCACTGTGTCTTGTTCATCGACCTGAAATCCTATTTTTAGATGAGCCAACAACGGGTTTAGATCCATATAACAGAAATGCGATTTGGGATGAAATACGAACTTTGAATCGAGAGTTTGGAACTACTATTTTTTTAACAACACAGTATTTAGAAGAAGCTGATCAATTAGCCGATAGAATCTCTATCATTAACAAGGGTGAAATTGTTGCTTCAGGAACTTCACAACAATTGAAAAAAACGGTAGGTATGGATGTAATTGATTTAACTTTTCATCAAATAGAGGATGCAGAAAAAGCAAAAGATGTACTAACTCCATGGATGAAAGATTTTAGACTGACTAATGAAGAACTAACTCTTTATGTAGATAACGGTGCAGATTGTCTACCAGAAATGGTTCGGAAATTAGACGGAGAAGGCATTCCTCCTATAAGTTTGAATTTAGCGCCGCCGACTCTCGATGATGTTTTTTTACAGGTGACAGGGGATCATCTAGAAGAGAAGGGAAAGAGACAGGAAGGGGTGGTGTCTAAATGA
- a CDS encoding ferritin-like domain-containing protein codes for MNPNVNRKFQKSYREALYRPSYTHGVIYNNQYINPYQFTMSHPLVYSQSNQHPSNSQFVRNTQQMIEEPIQIPEQGLCKQVFTAIYAAIIGEATAIDFYTRLAKVAPDLKHKADILHALEDEKKHLKKFTALYTKLTGQIPKYTIEPVQFESYKEGLEMAYRDELEAYEDYRDAYLLTQNLTVRDVFLLGYSDEIEHAIRFGFLMQSL; via the coding sequence ATGAACCCAAATGTAAATCGCAAGTTCCAAAAAAGTTATAGAGAAGCTCTGTATAGACCTTCATATACACACGGTGTTATTTATAATAATCAATATATCAATCCATATCAGTTTACAATGTCACATCCTTTAGTATATTCACAATCTAATCAACATCCCTCAAACAGTCAATTTGTTCGTAATACTCAACAAATGATAGAAGAACCGATACAAATTCCTGAACAAGGATTATGCAAGCAAGTATTTACAGCAATTTATGCAGCTATTATAGGTGAAGCAACTGCGATAGATTTTTATACTAGATTAGCTAAAGTAGCCCCAGATCTAAAGCATAAAGCTGACATACTTCATGCTTTAGAGGATGAAAAAAAACACTTAAAAAAATTTACAGCCTTATATACAAAATTAACGGGTCAAATTCCAAAATACACTATAGAACCAGTTCAATTTGAATCTTACAAGGAAGGCTTAGAAATGGCTTATAGGGATGAATTAGAAGCATATGAAGATTATCGAGATGCTTATCTCTTGACACAGAATTTGACAGTAAGAGATGTTTTTTTACTTGGGTATTCGGATGAAATAGAACATGCAATTAGGTTTGGATTTTTAATGCAATCTCTTTAA
- a CDS encoding MMPL family transporter codes for MNTIIKGRWFILLLWIAVIISLLFTAPNMGELVREKGQITVPEGYSSSIADEILVNNKNENSISSALVFHNPDGLTDDDIKQIEEAIGNLDNNKSSLGITELISHINTPEMSDELISEDNKTMIASLSVDQNDREVSEVRDELISAIGPISVHNYFTGAEFINEDVIISSQEGLRKTEIITVVFILLILFVVFRSVVAPIIPLVTVGITFIVSQSIVGFLVDWFDFPFSTFTQIFLVAILFGIGTDYCILLLSRFKEELSKYDDIKSAIIQTYKTAGKTVIFSALAVLIGFSAIGFSTFSLYQSASAVAIGIAILMLALITIVPFFMAVLGKKLFWPVRGKIEHKQSKLWESIGKFSLARPLVALGLVIIIVVPLYISYDGDLSFNSLDEIGDAYDSVKGFEIIADSFGPGDSMPAKIVIEHDEELDKVKYLNIIEEISREVAKLDSVDKVRSATRPLGEEIEDFYVASQVEALDEGLQEGNKGIIEIRDGLLEASQGLLESKPELEQASSGIDELVSGTLDLKTGVSELKGGLSKIEKGLREGSIGSSELKTGLDEANQNLETLIVASEELLAGYTSVGSGLGQIHESYTQIGTTLNEIQTALSGLDTPFSNLVENYPQLASDPDFLTIQGTVSQVQQGVLELTQGLQVLNSELLTVKNGMVEANSGFEEINTGQQALHSGLLQISEGIKGLQIGFDAAANGQQQVIQGIPGMEQGISQIASGQGEVKGGYDELIGQLDSLQEGMSVSADGLTQVSEGLEVAQDYLGQLSSDSNKENSGFYLPPEVIEEPEFQQVFDTYLKNDRTTAIFDVILTDNPYSKDAMNAIEEIESIVIESVKGTDLENDRFGITGVTSINADLKGISDEDYNRTMIIMLIGISIILILLLRSIVMPIYLVISLILCYFTSMALTEFIFTNVLGYAGLNWAIPFFGFVMLMALGVDYSIFLMDRFNEYRDKSATEAILLAMKNMGTVIISAAIILIGTFAAMYPSGVLSLVEIATVVVTGLALYSVIFLPFFVPVMVKLFGKANWWPFQK; via the coding sequence ATGAACACAATCATAAAAGGTAGATGGTTTATTTTATTATTATGGATCGCAGTCATTATTTCATTACTATTTACCGCTCCTAACATGGGAGAGTTAGTACGTGAAAAAGGTCAAATAACTGTACCAGAAGGATATTCATCATCGATTGCAGATGAAATCTTAGTTAACAATAAAAACGAAAATAGTATTTCCAGTGCTTTAGTATTTCATAATCCTGATGGTTTAACAGATGATGATATAAAACAAATTGAAGAAGCAATTGGGAATTTAGATAATAACAAATCTTCACTAGGAATAACGGAACTTATATCACATATTAATACTCCAGAAATGTCTGATGAATTAATTTCTGAGGATAATAAAACGATGATCGCATCTTTGTCTGTTGATCAAAACGATAGAGAGGTTTCTGAGGTTAGAGATGAGTTAATATCAGCAATTGGACCCATTTCGGTTCATAACTATTTTACAGGTGCAGAATTTATAAATGAAGATGTAATTATCAGCTCGCAGGAAGGTTTAAGAAAAACGGAAATTATTACAGTCGTATTTATTTTACTCATTCTGTTTGTAGTTTTTAGATCAGTGGTTGCTCCGATTATACCACTTGTAACAGTAGGTATTACTTTTATAGTCAGTCAATCTATTGTTGGATTCTTAGTCGATTGGTTTGATTTTCCTTTTTCTACTTTTACGCAAATCTTTTTAGTTGCAATATTATTTGGAATTGGAACGGATTATTGCATATTATTGCTCAGTCGTTTTAAGGAAGAACTTTCAAAATATGATGATATTAAAAGTGCAATCATTCAAACCTATAAAACTGCAGGTAAAACGGTTATATTCAGTGCATTGGCTGTATTGATCGGATTTTCAGCTATTGGTTTTTCTACTTTTAGTTTGTATCAATCTGCTTCAGCTGTTGCCATCGGTATAGCTATTTTAATGTTGGCATTAATAACGATTGTTCCATTTTTTATGGCTGTTTTAGGAAAAAAATTATTCTGGCCAGTCAGAGGAAAGATTGAACATAAACAAAGCAAATTATGGGAGTCTATAGGAAAGTTTTCCTTAGCCCGTCCTTTAGTAGCTTTAGGTCTTGTCATCATAATTGTTGTTCCATTGTATATTTCTTATGATGGGGATCTCTCTTTTAATTCATTAGATGAGATTGGGGATGCTTATGATTCTGTAAAAGGGTTTGAAATTATAGCGGATAGTTTTGGACCTGGAGATTCTATGCCTGCAAAAATTGTTATTGAGCACGATGAAGAACTAGATAAGGTGAAATATTTAAATATAATTGAGGAAATAAGTAGAGAAGTTGCTAAGCTAGACAGCGTTGATAAAGTAAGGAGTGCTACTAGACCTTTAGGTGAAGAAATTGAAGATTTTTATGTTGCTTCACAGGTTGAAGCACTTGACGAAGGTTTGCAAGAGGGAAATAAAGGGATTATCGAGATAAGAGACGGACTATTAGAAGCAAGTCAGGGACTTCTTGAATCAAAACCTGAACTTGAGCAAGCTTCATCAGGCATAGATGAATTGGTTTCTGGTACTTTGGATTTAAAAACAGGTGTTTCAGAACTAAAGGGTGGTTTGTCGAAGATAGAAAAAGGATTGAGAGAGGGCTCAATTGGATCGTCTGAATTAAAAACTGGACTTGATGAGGCTAATCAAAATTTAGAAACATTAATTGTTGCTAGCGAAGAATTATTAGCAGGTTATACTTCTGTAGGATCAGGTTTAGGACAAATTCATGAATCCTATACTCAGATAGGAACAACTTTAAATGAAATTCAAACTGCATTATCTGGATTAGATACACCTTTCAGTAACTTAGTAGAAAATTATCCACAACTGGCTAGTGATCCTGATTTCTTAACCATTCAAGGCACAGTATCACAAGTACAACAAGGTGTTTTGGAGTTAACACAAGGGTTACAGGTTTTAAATTCAGAGCTGCTTACAGTTAAAAATGGAATGGTGGAAGCAAATAGCGGATTTGAAGAGATTAATACAGGGCAGCAAGCACTTCATAGTGGATTATTACAAATCAGCGAAGGAATCAAAGGCCTTCAAATTGGTTTTGATGCTGCTGCAAATGGACAACAACAAGTTATTCAGGGAATTCCAGGAATGGAGCAAGGTATTTCTCAAATAGCAAGTGGTCAAGGTGAAGTAAAAGGTGGATATGATGAACTAATAGGTCAATTAGACTCACTTCAAGAAGGAATGTCAGTCAGTGCTGATGGTTTAACTCAAGTATCTGAAGGGTTGGAAGTGGCTCAAGATTATTTAGGTCAGCTTTCTTCAGATTCGAATAAAGAAAACTCTGGTTTTTATCTACCTCCAGAAGTCATCGAAGAACCTGAATTCCAACAAGTATTTGATACGTATTTAAAAAATGATCGAACAACTGCTATCTTTGATGTCATTTTAACAGACAACCCATATTCTAAAGATGCTATGAATGCGATTGAAGAAATTGAAAGCATCGTGATTGAGTCTGTAAAAGGCACTGATTTGGAAAATGATCGATTTGGAATAACAGGTGTAACATCAATCAATGCGGACTTAAAAGGAATTTCAGATGAAGATTATAATAGAACAATGATTATTATGTTGATTGGTATTTCAATTATTCTAATATTATTACTTCGTTCAATTGTAATGCCTATATATTTAGTGATTTCACTAATTCTTTGTTATTTTACTTCAATGGCATTAACCGAATTCATTTTTACAAATGTTTTAGGTTATGCCGGACTAAACTGGGCCATTCCATTCTTTGGCTTTGTGATGTTAATGGCACTGGGTGTCGATTACAGTATCTTTTTAATGGATCGTTTCAACGAATACCGTGATAAATCAGCTACTGAAGCCATTTTGTTAGCTATGAAAAATATGGGTACCGTGATTATATCTGCAGCAATTATTCTTATCGGAACATTTGCAGCCATGTATCCATCGGGTGTATTATCACTTGTTGAAATTGCTACGGTAGTTGTAACTGGATTAGCTTTATATTCTGTCATATTTTTACCATTTTTCGTACCCGTCATGGTTAAACTTTTTGGAAAAGCAAATTGGTGGCCATTTCAAAAATAA
- a CDS encoding MarR family winged helix-turn-helix transcriptional regulator, with protein MDKKKLNSLIERYEEVYVVASRKINSMMEEQLEIELTKDQFSTLRFLKFFGPCPSSELAELCDVNRSAITAMVDRLVSKGFATRIPSDKDRRVILIKITEQGKIVLEKGQEKVHQFIGSFLHHFEEKEIEQFITMYEKIARVLTDQIERDI; from the coding sequence ATGGATAAAAAAAAGTTAAATTCTTTGATCGAACGATATGAAGAAGTATATGTAGTCGCATCAAGGAAAATAAACTCGATGATGGAAGAGCAATTAGAGATTGAACTAACGAAGGATCAGTTTTCTACCCTGCGATTTTTAAAATTTTTTGGACCTTGTCCCTCCTCAGAACTAGCAGAATTGTGTGATGTAAATCGAAGTGCAATTACAGCCATGGTGGATCGATTAGTTTCAAAAGGCTTTGCAACTAGAATTCCTAGTGATAAGGATCGCAGGGTCATTTTAATCAAAATTACTGAACAAGGGAAAATTGTATTAGAAAAAGGACAAGAAAAGGTTCATCAATTTATAGGATCATTTCTACATCATTTTGAGGAAAAAGAAATAGAGCAGTTTATAACTATGTACGAAAAAATTGCAAGAGTGCTTACAGACCAAATTGAAAGGGATATATAA